One window of the Nitrospira sp. genome contains the following:
- a CDS encoding M24 family metallopeptidase — protein MLRLDLTASHLGEYDARTMMIQRWAERVASIQAAIRESGSVDGWLFYDFRGSDPLAYRVLLLDPSRHVTRRWYYWIPAEGTPVKLLHRIEPHVLEELPGQDRQYVSWEQQRTLLASILKGSRRIAMQYSPLNAVPYVSRVDAGTIELIRSFGVDVVSAADLVQRFEAVWTDAQLESHQYAVTALRRIVDEAFAHVGSSLQAGRALDEYDLQQFILGRIHDAGMITSSPPIAAVNAHSADPHYGPTAAASSPVLRDSLVLIDLWAKRTEPGAVYGDITWTGFTARDVPSRHREIFDCVRRGRDAALSFVQQRVAAGQLPYGWEVDEACRQVITKAGYGDRFVHRTGHSIGEEVHGNGANIDNLETQESRRLMPRTCFSIEPGIYLPDEFGIRSELDVYVSEEAAVAYGQPLQTEIVAIG, from the coding sequence ATGCTGCGTCTTGATTTGACGGCTTCCCACCTCGGCGAATATGATGCCCGCACGATGATGATTCAACGATGGGCAGAACGGGTGGCATCTATTCAAGCCGCCATCCGAGAGAGCGGGTCGGTCGACGGCTGGCTCTTTTATGATTTTCGCGGAAGCGATCCGCTGGCCTATCGCGTGTTGTTGCTCGACCCGTCGCGCCATGTCACGCGCCGGTGGTACTACTGGATTCCCGCAGAGGGCACGCCCGTCAAATTGCTCCATCGCATTGAGCCGCATGTGCTGGAAGAATTGCCCGGCCAGGACCGGCAGTATGTATCATGGGAGCAGCAGCGGACGCTTCTGGCCTCGATTCTAAAGGGCTCGCGCCGCATCGCGATGCAATATTCTCCGCTCAACGCGGTCCCCTATGTGTCTCGTGTGGATGCCGGTACCATCGAGTTGATTCGTAGTTTTGGAGTGGATGTCGTCAGTGCTGCGGATCTGGTGCAACGATTTGAGGCGGTCTGGACTGATGCGCAACTCGAATCACATCAATATGCGGTGACGGCGTTACGCCGGATTGTGGATGAGGCGTTTGCCCATGTCGGCTCATCGCTGCAGGCCGGCAGAGCGCTTGACGAATATGATCTTCAGCAGTTTATTCTCGGACGGATTCATGATGCGGGGATGATCACCTCCAGCCCGCCGATTGCCGCCGTGAATGCGCATAGCGCCGATCCCCATTACGGTCCGACGGCGGCTGCGTCGTCCCCCGTATTGCGTGACAGCCTGGTGCTGATCGACCTGTGGGCGAAGCGCACGGAACCAGGGGCGGTATATGGAGACATCACCTGGACCGGATTTACGGCCCGTGACGTTCCCTCGCGCCATCGAGAGATCTTTGATTGTGTACGACGGGGTCGTGATGCGGCGCTGTCGTTTGTGCAACAGCGGGTGGCAGCCGGGCAATTGCCCTATGGTTGGGAGGTCGACGAGGCTTGTCGTCAGGTGATTACCAAGGCCGGGTATGGAGACCGGTTTGTGCATCGGACGGGGCATTCGATCGGTGAAGAAGTGCATGGGAACGGAGCCAATATCGATAATCTTGAAACGCAAGAGAGTCGACGGCTGATGCCCAGGACCTGTTTCTCCATCGAGCCGGGTATCTATCTTCCTGACGAGTTCGGGATTCGTAGCGAACTTGATGTGTATGTTTCTGAGGAAGCCGCAGTCGCGTACGGCCAGCCGCTACAGACGGAAATTGTCGCGATTGGTTAG